CGCCGAGCGGGCGGGGACCGCCCTACCTGCCTGGCGTTCTGCGCGGACCAGCAGGACAGTGACTGCTGGCCCTGTCGCACCGCCCGCGGCGCCGGATTCCTCTGCCGGGACGGAGCGGTCTGCCCTGTCGGGTGCGCCCAATTCCCCGGCCGCGCCGGCTGGGGCCGCCGTATCAGGGGTGCACATCGCAGCTGCTACCTCTGCTGAGCGGGCGGTGTCGGCCGTGAGCGCTGCGCCCGCTGATTCCGTCCCGCCAGCAGCTAGGCCCACCGCGTTGGCCGGAAGCTCTATCCCCAACCGGAGCGGTGTATCTGACCGGAGCGGTGCACCTGCTGGAGCGGGCGCGCCTGCTCGGGTCGATGCACCCGCTGGAACCGATGGATCTGGCACGCCGGTGACGTCCGGCAGGACCACCGACTCCGCCAGGCCGGTCGTGCTTCCGGAATCTGCCACGCCGGTGACGTCCACAGCATCGGCTGCGTCGACTACGTCCACCGGGTCCGCCCCGTCAACGACACCCACCACACCGCCCGCACCGGCTGGATCAGCGGAAACCACAGCGTCGGCCACACTCACGGCGTCGGCCACACCCACGGCGTCGGCCACACCCGCACCCACGGCCACGACTACGGCGTCGGTCATGACCACGGCGTCGCCCACGCCCACCGGTCGGGCGGTGCCGACCGCAAGCTCGGTACCCGCTGGTCGGGTCACACCACCTGCTGGGCCCGCAGCACCAGCTGCACCGGTCGGGATCGCCACGTCGGCTGCGCCCGACACACCGACTGCCGCCGGTGGGTCTGTACCGTCGCCCGGATCGGCCCCGTCGCCCGGATCAGTCCCGTCGGCCGGGACCGCCCCGCGCCCGGTGTCTACCGAGCACGTCGGGTGGGCGACGTCTGGTAGTCCTGCGAAATCACTTGCTGCGCCAGTGGTTTCGCCCACAGGTCCTGCTGTGTCACCGGCGGTGCCCACCGTACCGACCGGGCGTGCGATGCCTTCTGATCCGGCTGATCCGGCTGATTGGGCTGGGTCGACTGCGCGTGCCGTGCCCACCGCACCGGACGGGCGTCCGCCGTCCGCCGCGCCATCCGTGACGTCCGCCGGGCCGGCCACAACGGCCGGTTCTGCGACGTCGCAGACTGGTTCCACGACGTCGCAGACCAGGTCCGACGTCGAACCGGCCGCGCTCAACCCGCCTTCCGGCCCCACCAGACCGGCCGCACCGCCCACCGGGCAGTTCGCCTCGCGGCGTGAGCGGAAGCTCTATGAGACCGGTGCCATCAGCATGCCGACCGGTGCGGTTCGGCGTCCGGCGACCGACGTCGTCGGCCCGGCAGCCACCGCTCGGCTGAACCCGACTCCTGGCTCGACCACCGAAAAAGCTCCTGGCTCGACCACCGAAAAAGCTGCCAGATCGGGCCTGGCCGCACGGATGGGCCTTGCCGTCGGGGCCGGCGCCGCTGCCGGAACCGGCACGCCGGGCACTGCTCCGGACACTGCTCCAGACACTGCGCCGGGCGGAGTTCCCTCCGTCACACCCCAGGCGACGTCCGCTCAGGACACGAATGCCACCCCGGCCGGAACGAAAGCCGGGAAAGGCCTCTCGCGGCGCCGGGCCAAGACGGTCGAGAACGGCGGGACGGCGAGCGGTTCCTCGTCCACAGTTCCCGAAAGGGCCCGCGGCTCACTGGTGTTGCGGGTGATGGCGGCCCTCGTAGCGCTGGCCGGAGTTGCCCTGCTGGTGGTGGGCACGATGAAGGCGACGGTCTGGGCCCCTTCCGACACCGTCACGGCCACGCTCGGTGCGCACTCGCAGAAGTTCGTGACCAGCGAGATCGGTTCCCTGGCGCTGGGTGGTCCCCGGCTGGAGATCACGGTCTCCGGCGCGGGCAGCAATCCGGTGTTCGTCGGCATCGGTCGCGCCGGGGACGTGGACGCGTACCTGGCCGACGCCGCGAACGACCGGATCACCGGGCTCGACCAGGACACGTCCACGCTGATCACCCGGGTCGAGGGCAGTGAAACGGGAGAGATCCCGGATCCCGCGGCCGTCGACGTCTGGTCGGTGAGTTCGCTCGGGCAGGGCACGGCGAGCGTGACCTGGCCCGACCCGGCCTCCGGGCAGTGGCGTCTGGTCATCGCGACCGACGGCACCGAGGTGGCGCCGCAGAACGTCACGCTGACCTGGACGGGCGCCCAGATCTCGAACCCGGCCCCGACATACATCGCGACCGGCGTCGCGCTGCTGGTGGTCGGGGTGGTCATCTCGGTGATGCTCCGCCTCCGTGATCGGAGGAGAGCATGAACCCGCCGTTCTCCAGGCGCGCCGCCTTCGGTCTGCTGCTCACTCCCCTGGTGGTGGCGGGCTGTGGAGAAGACGCGATCACGGTCGTCGCGCCGCAGGCCGACGCCCAGGCGTACCCGGTGGTCGAGTCCGGCCAGGCCCGCTCGATCCTCGACGCGGTGGACAAGGCCGTGAGCGCGGGCGTCAGCTCGAAGGACACGACCGAGACCGCCGACGCCCGCCTGCTCGGGCCCTATCTGGAGCTCCGCCTGGCCGAGGCCAAGGTGGCGGCCGAGCGCAAGAAGAAGGCCGGCACGCCCGACGAGGTCACCCGCGAGGCACTGATCGTGCCGCGAACGACCGCCTGGCCCCGGTTCTTCCTGGCGGTGGGCCGCAGTCGGCAAACCTCCACCTACCTGGTGCGGGTCCTGCGGTCGGACTCGGCCCGCGACCCGTACGGCCTCTGGGCCGAGACCATGATGCTGCCCGGCGCCAGCCTGCCGGGGACCGCGACGGACGCCTCGATGCTGACCCAGGACGTGGACGGTCTGCTGCTCGCGCCGAAGGAAGCGATCGAGGGGTTCGCGGGTTACCTGAACGGCAAGGGCAAGGGGAAGGGCGCCGAGAACTTCCGCCGCAGCGAGTACAGCGACCAGCTGCTGCAGCGGCTGGAGGCTGACGAGAAGGCTCTGAAGGAGGTGGCGACGGTGAGCAGCAAGCACGTCGCCGTCGACGAGAACCCTCTCGCCATGCGCACGGACGACGGCGGGGCCCTGGTGATCGGCAGGCTCCGCCAGACCTACACGGTGAAGGTGAAATCCGGGTCGGGCAAGGTGAAGGTCAAGGACGCCGACCTCGCCGCGCTTGCCGGGAGCAAGGACGCGCTGCAGTTCAGCAAGTCCTTCACCCGTACCGCTGTGGAGGTCGTGGTGCTGCACGTCCCGGCCCAGGACTCGAAGGAACGAGTCCGTGTCGTCGCCGCCGAGAAGGGCGACGTCAAGGCCGAGGTGAAGTAGTGACTCAAATATCGGGGCACGGAGAAAGGAACCCTCGATGACGAACCAGCCGGGTATGCGAGCCGGAAGGCCTTCGCTCAACCTGCGCGGTGCGGTGGATCTGGGAGCGCTGGCCTCACGGCCGGCGGCTTCCTCGGGCGCCGGTAACAGTGGTGCCCCGGGCAGTCCGGCGGGAACGCCGGGCGCCTTCGTCATCGATGCGAGCGATGCATCGTTCGCGACCGAGGTCATCCAGCTGTCGCAGACCGTTCCGGTGGTGCTCGACTTCTGGGCAGCCTGGTCCGATCAGGGCCGGCAGCTGTCCCAGGTGCTGGAGTCCCTGGTCACGGAGCTCGCCGGCCGGGTGTTGCTGGCCCGGGTCGATGTGGACGCCAACCCGCAGTTGGTGCAGGCGTTCCAGGTGCAGTCGATCCCCAGCGTCTTCGCGGTGATCAAGGGCCAGCCGGTTCCGCTGTTCCAGGGCGCCCAGCCGGAGGCCCAGGTGCGTGCGGTGTTCGACGAACTGCTGCGCGTGGCCGAGGCCAACGGTGTCACCGGGCGGCTGTCGGCGGGCGAGACCGAGGGCGCCGAGGAGGCCGAGCCGGAGGAGGAACCTCTGCCTCCGCTGCATCAGGCCGCCTACGACGCGATCGAGAAGGACGACCTGGACGGCGCCGTCACCGCCTACGAGCAGGCTCTGCGGGAGAACCCGGCCGACGACCTGGCCAAGGTGGGCCTGGCGCAGGTCCAGCTGATGAAGCGCACCAACGGCGTGGACCTCAACGAGGCCCGTCAGACCGCGGCCCAGAACCCGGCCGACCCCGACGCACAGATCGTGGTCGCCGACCTGGACGTGCTGGGCGGCCACATTGAGGACGCGTTCGCGCGCCTGATCGACACGGTGCGGGTCACGGTCGGGGACGACCGCGACAAGGTACGCGCGCACCTGGTCGAGTTGTTCGAGGTGGTCGGCAAGGAAGACCCGCGCGTGGGCAAGGCCCGCATCGCGCTGGCCAACGCGCTGTTCTAGGACAGGCCCTAGCGACATCAGGGACGGCGTCGGACCCGGAAACCGGGACCGGCGCCGTTCTTGCTGTCGGTTGGACCCTCCAGGAAGAAAGTTGGGCTACCGAGCGCCCCTCCGTTTGCCGGATTCTGGCGGATGTCGCGCCTGCCGCGCGTCGGTCGGCAGCGCGGAGGGGTTGAATGACGCCGTGCCGTGACTCTTTGTTATCGGCCGATGACTTTAGGTACTCGTCGTCGTCATGCTCGCGGGCCCTTGGGCCCGGCCTGGAGGAGAACCATGTCGCGCGTCTTCATCGTGGGTGCCGGAACGGTGGGCACGGCCACCGGCCGGGCCCTGGGGCATGCCGGGCATCGAGTGACCTTCGTGGACATCGATCCGCGGCGTGTGGCGATACTGGTGAACGAGGGCCTCGATGCCCGTCGGGATCTCTACCTGGCCGGGGAGCCGGAGTCGTTCGTCTTTCTCTGCACGCCCACCCGGATCGTGACGGGCCGGCACCACCTGGCCGACGTGGCGGCCGGTGCCGAGAGCATCGGGCGGGCCCTGGCCCGGGCCGACAGCTCCCACACCGTCGTGGTGCGCTCCACCGTGCCGCCGGGCACCACCCAGGACCTCGTGCGTCCTCTGGTCGAACTGCACTCGGGCCGCCGGCAGGGCGCCGGGTTCCAGATCGCCGCGAGCCCGCACTTCGATTCCCGGACCAGTGCCTCGCGGTCCGGGCGCCACCCGGGTGACACCGTTCGCCCGCCGATGACGGTGATCGGCGCCGACAGCGAGCGCGTTCTCGCCTCGGTGCGCGACCTGCTCGGCACCCTGGCGCCCGGGGGAGGGCAGCTCCGCCTGCTCGACGACCCGGCCGAGGCCGAGATGATCAAGTGTGTGCACAGCCTGTTCAACGCCACGAAAATCAGTTTCTGGAACGAGATCTGGCGGGTCTGCGACCGGCTGGGTCTGGACCCGGACGACGTCGCGAGTGCCGTGGCCACCTCGGCCGAGGGATCGCTCAACCCGGAGTACGGCATCTGGGGCGGTGCCCCGTTCAAGGGGAAGCAGTTGCCCGGCGACACCCAGGGGTTCCTGGGCTTCGCCGAGGAGATCGGGCTGCCGATGCCGCTCCTGTCCGCGGTGGTGGGCGTGAACTCCGGCTTCGAGCAGCGTCTGGACGCCGAGATGGAGGCGCTCAGCATGCTGGCCAGCGGGCCCTACTACTACGCGCCGGACGACGGGCAGCCGGACGACTCCGAGCCCGAGTACTACGACCAGGTTCCTTGCCGGATGGCGGATCTCGCTCCGCCGATCGAGACTGCGCCGGTGCTGGACGGGAAACCGGAGGTGGACGAGACCCCACCGCCGCAGGCCCGGCCCGACCTGGACCGGCGCAGTGAGCTGGCCGGTGGTGAGGTGCAGGTCGACCCGAGCGCGAACCATCCCTCGCGCCGCCGCGCCGGCCGCCGGCCCTGGATCCCGCGGCAGCTCGGGCGATGAGAAAAGGCCCGGCCACACAGTGGCCGGGCCTTTTCAGAGCATCACCAGATGTGCACGCGCTTGTCCTCGTCCAGCCAGAGCCCGTCGCCGTCCTTCACCTCGAACGCCGTGTGGAACTCGTCGATGTTGGCCACGACCGCGTTGCAGCGGAACTCCTCGGGGGAGTGCGGGTCCAGCGAGAGGCGGCGGATCACCTCGGTGTCGCGGCCCTTGCTACGCCAGCCCTGCGCCCAGGAGATGAAGAAGCGCTGCGGGCCGGTGAGACCGTCCAGCGCGGGCGCCTCCTGTCCGTCGAGGGCGATGCGGTAGGCCTTGTGCGCGATCGAAAGACCGCCCAGGTCACCGATGTTCTCGCCGACCGTGAGTGCGCCGTTGACGTGGTGGCCCGGCGTCTGGGCGGGCTCCAGGGCGTCGTACTGCGCGATCAGGGCCTTGGTGCGCTTCTCGAACTCGGTGCGGTCGGCGTCGGTCCACCAGTCGTTCAGGTTGCCCGAGCCGTCGTACTTCGAGCCCTGGTCGTCGAAACCGTGGCCGATCTCGTGCCCGATGACCGCGCCGATCGCTCCGTAGTTGGCAGCGTCGTCGGCCTCCGCGTCGAAGAACGGCGGCTGCAGGATCGCGGCCGGGAACACGATCTCGTTCATCAGCGGGTTGTAGTACGCGTTCACCGTCTGCGGGGTCATGAACCACTCGTCGCGGTCGACCGGCTTGCCGAGTTTCTCGATCTCCCGGGCGATCTCGTAGTCACCGGCGCGACGCACGTTACCCACCAGGTCACCGGCGCGGATCTCCAGCGACGAGTAGTCACGCCACGCGTCGGGGTAGCCGATCTTCGGCGTGAACGAGTCCAGCTTCTCCAGGGCGCGGCCCCGGGTCTCCTCGCTCATCCAGTCGAGCTTCACGATGCTCTGCCGGTAGGCCTCGACCAGGTTGGCGACCAGCTCGACCATGCGGGCCTTGGCGGTGGGGGAGAAGTGCTCGTCCACGTAGAGCTTGCCCACGGCCTCGCCGAGCGCGGACTCGACCATCGAGACCCCGCGCTTCCACCGCTCCCGCAGCTGCGTGGCACCGGTGAGGGTCTTGCCGTAGAAGGAGAAGTTCTCCTCGACCAGCTCGGCGTTCAGCAGCGTGGCCGAGCCGTGCAGCGTGCGCCAGGTCAGCCAGGTCTTCCAGTCGGCGATCGGGAGCTCGCTGAAGGCCTTGCCGAGCGCGGTGAAGAAGCTGGGCTGGCGCACCACGACCTCGGCGAAGGCACTCTGCGGCACCTTCAGCGCGTCGATCCAGGCGGTCCAGTCGAACTCGGGGATGAGTGCTTCCAGCGCGGCGCGGTCGACCTTGTTGTAGGTCTTCGTGGCGTCGCGGTTGGTGACCCGATCCCAGTGCGAGCTCGCCAGGCGGGTCTCCAGCGCCAGGATGCGCCGGGCGGCGTCGGCCGCACCGTCTTCGTTCGTGATGCCGGCCTGGGTGAACATGCGGGCGACGTGACCGAGGAACTCGGTGCGGATCTCGGCGAACTTCTCGTCGCGGTAGTACGACTCGTCGGGCAGGCTGAGCCCACCCTGGGAGAGATACATGACGTAGCGGTCGGAGGCCATCGCGTCGTTGTTGACGAAGTAGCCGAAGGGACTGCCGCTGCCCGAACGCTCCAGCACACCGAAGGCGTGGATCAGCCCGGCGAGGTTGGTGACCTCTTCCACCAGGGCCAGATCGGTCGCGATCGGTGCGATGCCGAGGCGCTCGATGGCTTCCTCGTCCATGAAGCTGGCGTAGAGGTCTCCGACCTTCTGCGCCTCGCTGCCGGGCTCGGCCGTGCCGGTGCTGGCGGCAGCGCTCTCCACGATCACCCGTAACTGGGCCTCGGCCTCGTCCCGCAACCGGTGGAAGGTGCCGTACACCGACTTGTCCGGAGGGATCTCGGCTGTGTCCAGCCACGTCCCGTTCACGTGCCGGAACAGGTCGTCCTGCGGCCTGATCGAGGGGCTCAGCTGATCGATTTCGATACCGGACCTCATGGTCCGAGCCTAACCAGCTACCCCTCGATCAGGACAGGATCAGATGTTCAGCCCTCCGCCGAATCCGGCGGGGAATCGGGCTGGAAACCCGGACCGCTCTCGTGGTGCACCTCGTGGGCCTGCCCGGACGCGCCCCATCCGGTCTCCGGCGCCGACTCCGGCACCAGCCAGACGGCACCCAGGGGCGGCACGCGCAGCGTGACGGACGACGGCTGACCGTGCCACGGCACCGGCACGGAATCGACCGAGCCCAGGTTGCCCACACCGGAACCGCCGTACTGTTCGGCGTCGGTGTTGAGCACCTCCAGCCAGCGGCCTCCGTTCGGCACACCGAGGTGGTAGACCTCCTGCGGCTGGGCAGAGAAGTTGACCACGGCCACCAGCGGGTTGCCGGCCGCATCCCGGCGAATGAACGAGAACGTGTTGTGCTGCGTGTCGTTCGCGTCGATCCACTGGAACCCGGCGGGGTCGCTGTCGGCCTGCCAGAGCTCGGGCCGGTCCTGGTAGACCCGGTTCAGGTCACGCACCAGCTGCTGCAGCCCGGCGTGCCAGGGCGCATCTTCCAGCCACCAGTCCAGGCTGCGCTCCTCGGACCACTCGCGATCCATGCCCAGTTCCTGGCCCATGAACAGCAACTGCTTGCCCGGGTGCGACCACATGAAGGCCAGGTAGGCGCGCACGTTGGCGAGCTGCTGCCAGCGGTCGCCGGGCATCTTGCCCAGCAGCGAGCCCTTACCGTGCACGACCTCGTCGTGGCTGATCGGCAGCACGAAATGCTCGCTGTACGCGTACATCAGCGAGAACGTCATCTGGTGGTGGTGGTACTGCCGGTGGATCGGGTCTTTCTGCACGTAACCCAGGGAGTCGTGCATCCAGCCCATGTTCCACTTGTGGCCGAAGCCCAGACCGCCCAGGTGCGTGGGTCGCGTGACGCCCGGCCACGCGGTGCTCTCCTCGGCGATCATCATGACCCCCGGGTGCCGCTTGTAGGCGGTGGCGTTGACCTCCTGCAGGAAGGCCACCGCCTCGAGGTTCTCCCGGCCGCCGTACTTGTTCGGCGTCCACTCCCCGGACTCGCGGGAGTAGTCCAGGTAGAGCATCGAGGCCACGGCGTCGACCCGCAGGCCGTCGATGTGGAACTCCTCCAGCCAGTACAGGGCGTTCGCGACCAGGAAGTTGCGCACCTCGGTCCGGCCGAAGTCGAAGATCAGCGTGCCCCATTCGGGGTGCTCACCGCGGTGCGGGTCGCCGTGCTCGTAGAGCGGCACACCGTCGAACTTCGCCAGCGCGAACTCGTCCTTGGGGAAGTGCGCGGGCACCCAGTCGACAATCACGCCGATCCCGGCCGCGTGCAGCTGGTCGACCAGGTACCGGAACTCGTCCGGGCTGCCGAACCGCGAGGTGGGGGCGTAGTAACCGGTGACCTGGTAGCCCCAGGAGCCGCCGAAGGGGTGCTCGGCCACCGGCAGGAACTCGACGTGGGTGAAACCCATGTCCTTGACGTAACCGACGAGCTGGTCGGCCAGGTCGACGTAGGACAGACCCTGCCGCCACGAGCCCAGGTGCACCTCGTAGGTGCTCATCGGCCGGTTCAGTGCCTCGTGGCCGGCGCGCTCGGCGAGCCAGGCGCTGTCCTGCCACTCGTAGGACGACTCGGTGATGACCGAGGCCGTCAGCGGCGGGACCTCGGTGGCGAAGGCCATCGGGTCGGCCTTCTGACGCCACTGACCGTCGCGGGCCAGGATCTCGTACTTGTACCGGCTGCCCACGCCGATGCCCGGCACGAACAGCTCCCAGATACCGGAGCCACCGAGACTGCGCATCGCGTGATTGCGCCCGTCCCAGCCGTTCGCGTCGGACACCACGCGCACGGCCTGGGCATTGGGCGCCCACACCGCGAACGACGTGCCCTCGACGTCACCGATCAGGCCGGGGAAACGCCGGGGGTGGGCACCCAGTGCACGCCACAGTTCCTCGTGCCGGCCCTCGGCGATCAGGTGCAGGTCGATCTCGCCCAGGCTCGGCAGGAAGCGGTACGGGTCGTCGAGCAGCAGCTCGTCACCCTCGTACCGGACGGCGATGCGATAATCGCCGACGGTCGCGCGGTCGAGCACCGCCACCCAGATCCCGTCCTGCTCGTGGGCCAGGGGGTGCCGTTCGCCGTCATCCGTGACGACCGCGACCTCGGTCGCGAGGGGGCGCAGCGTGCGCACCGTGACCCGGCCACTGTAGGGATGGGCCCCGAGCACCGAGTGCGGGTTGTAGTAGGCCCCGGCGGCAACCTTCGCCAGCACGTCCGAGTCAACGGGTTTCACCGTCGACGTCACCACGATGTCTGTGCTCGAAAGCGCGGCGGTGCTCGCTTCGAGGGGGCTCTGCGAAGTCGGAGACTGTGCCATGTCGGGAAGTCTGGCACGCATCGGGCGAGGCGGCATGATGCCGCGCCACCCCCTCCGGGCGGCTGAGGGCGTTCTCGGCATGCGAATAGCCTACTTGGAGTAATCTCTTGATTACCCTGCGCCTCAAGGCCGTGGTCAGGGCTTTGAGAGACTGCCGGGTAACGATTCGGACCGGTGGCCACGGCACGGCAAGCGAAAGGTGTGGTTCATGGGCCCGCGGGTGTTGTTGGTGTGTACCGCCAACATCTGCCGATCGCCCGGGGCTGAGGGGCTTCTGGCCGGCCGGCTCGGTGGCGAGGTCGACTTCTTCAGCCGGGGCACGCGATCAGTGGCCGGGGCGGGGGGTTGCGAATACTCCACGGAGTGGGTGCGCGATCACTCAGGGCTGGTGCGCCATCACACTTCCCGTCCGCTGGAGGTGGCCGACATCCGGGCCTCCACCATGATTCTCACCGCCACCCAGGCCCAGCGCGGCCGCGTCATCGAGATGCGGCCCTCGGCCCAGGTGCGCACCTTCACCCTGCTGCACGCTGCTCGCACCGCACAGTGGCTGGCTTCCGTCGGTCGTACCCCGCCGCCCGGCGCCGATCTGGCGCACCGCGTGCTGTGGCTGGTCGAGGAGCTCGACGCGAACCGGGGGGCGGCGCCGCGCGGTATCGAGGACGACGACGAGCTGGCCGACCCGCACCGCGGCGGTCGGCATGCCCAGGTGTTCAGCCGTCTGCAGGCAGCCGTCGACGACCTCTGTGCCCCTCTGCTCTTCCGCGGACCGGTGCTGCGGCGAGACCGGGCCCGCTTGCGGCAGAAGGCTTCTGGCTGATCAGAGAGTGCCCTCACAGGTCGGGCACAGCTCGCGGATGGTCATGATCGGGCCGGAGCGGCGCCAGTCGTTCCACTCGTCGGTGTAGACAGTGCCCGAGCCCTTGCAGGTCGTGCAGTCGTCGAGCCCGGCCTGTTCCTGCTCGTCGTCGCGGCGGTTGCGCAGCAGCAGGGCCAGGCCCGCCGCGAGCAGCAGGGACGGTAGCCAGAGCATGTCGTAGTCGCCCAGAAGAAGATTCCCGGCGTACAGGCCGGAGGCGCCAATGGCCAGCAGGGCCCCGAATACGGCGTTCACGTCGCTCCTTCCGGGGATTCCGGTCGGCGTTCGCGGTCACCTCGCGCCCAGCCACAGACCGACGCGCTCATCAGCGAGCCGGATGCAACCAGAGCGTAAAGCTCCGCCTGTCGCGAGTCATCCTAGGGGTGGCAAACGCGGCGTGGAAGGGCGAATCGGGATTGGCGCGCAACGCCTCTCAGGGGTGCCTCAGACGACCTGGTCCGGTGGCCCGTTCTCCGGGGATGAAAAATCGCGGTGCGGCACCGAGTGCCACACCGCGATCTCCCTGCTTCTGCCGGGCTCAGATGGAGCGTCGCGACCGGTGGTGCCGGGGAACGCCCGTGGGCAGGTGCGGCATCACCGACTGCGGCGGGATGAGCAGTTCCCGCTCGTCCTCGAGCAGGTCCAGGTCCGGCGCCGAGAGGTCCACCGTCAGCGGCGGGATCTCCTGGAACAGGTCTGCCTCCGGCTGCTGGTGATCCTGCGGGTCACCGACGGGCGGGGTCGGCTCTCCCATGAAGGACGCCCTGGTCACCCCACCCGGGTCGCTCACCCCGGGCACGTGGTGGCGGCCGTCGAGGTGCTCGTACCCCGACGGGGTGTCCTGGATGTAGCCACCGGCCCGTAGATACCCGTAACCGTTGGAGGGCTCGG
The Kineosporia sp. NBRC 101731 genome window above contains:
- a CDS encoding tetratricopeptide repeat protein encodes the protein MTNQPGMRAGRPSLNLRGAVDLGALASRPAASSGAGNSGAPGSPAGTPGAFVIDASDASFATEVIQLSQTVPVVLDFWAAWSDQGRQLSQVLESLVTELAGRVLLARVDVDANPQLVQAFQVQSIPSVFAVIKGQPVPLFQGAQPEAQVRAVFDELLRVAEANGVTGRLSAGETEGAEEAEPEEEPLPPLHQAAYDAIEKDDLDGAVTAYEQALRENPADDLAKVGLAQVQLMKRTNGVDLNEARQTAAQNPADPDAQIVVADLDVLGGHIEDAFARLIDTVRVTVGDDRDKVRAHLVELFEVVGKEDPRVGKARIALANALF
- a CDS encoding 2-dehydropantoate 2-reductase N-terminal domain-containing protein, giving the protein MSRVFIVGAGTVGTATGRALGHAGHRVTFVDIDPRRVAILVNEGLDARRDLYLAGEPESFVFLCTPTRIVTGRHHLADVAAGAESIGRALARADSSHTVVVRSTVPPGTTQDLVRPLVELHSGRRQGAGFQIAASPHFDSRTSASRSGRHPGDTVRPPMTVIGADSERVLASVRDLLGTLAPGGGQLRLLDDPAEAEMIKCVHSLFNATKISFWNEIWRVCDRLGLDPDDVASAVATSAEGSLNPEYGIWGGAPFKGKQLPGDTQGFLGFAEEIGLPMPLLSAVVGVNSGFEQRLDAEMEALSMLASGPYYYAPDDGQPDDSEPEYYDQVPCRMADLAPPIETAPVLDGKPEVDETPPPQARPDLDRRSELAGGEVQVDPSANHPSRRRAGRRPWIPRQLGR
- a CDS encoding M13-type metalloendopeptidase, with translation MRSGIEIDQLSPSIRPQDDLFRHVNGTWLDTAEIPPDKSVYGTFHRLRDEAEAQLRVIVESAAASTGTAEPGSEAQKVGDLYASFMDEEAIERLGIAPIATDLALVEEVTNLAGLIHAFGVLERSGSGSPFGYFVNNDAMASDRYVMYLSQGGLSLPDESYYRDEKFAEIRTEFLGHVARMFTQAGITNEDGAADAARRILALETRLASSHWDRVTNRDATKTYNKVDRAALEALIPEFDWTAWIDALKVPQSAFAEVVVRQPSFFTALGKAFSELPIADWKTWLTWRTLHGSATLLNAELVEENFSFYGKTLTGATQLRERWKRGVSMVESALGEAVGKLYVDEHFSPTAKARMVELVANLVEAYRQSIVKLDWMSEETRGRALEKLDSFTPKIGYPDAWRDYSSLEIRAGDLVGNVRRAGDYEIAREIEKLGKPVDRDEWFMTPQTVNAYYNPLMNEIVFPAAILQPPFFDAEADDAANYGAIGAVIGHEIGHGFDDQGSKYDGSGNLNDWWTDADRTEFEKRTKALIAQYDALEPAQTPGHHVNGALTVGENIGDLGGLSIAHKAYRIALDGQEAPALDGLTGPQRFFISWAQGWRSKGRDTEVIRRLSLDPHSPEEFRCNAVVANIDEFHTAFEVKDGDGLWLDEDKRVHIW
- the glgB gene encoding 1,4-alpha-glucan branching protein GlgB; translated protein: MAQSPTSQSPLEASTAALSSTDIVVTSTVKPVDSDVLAKVAAGAYYNPHSVLGAHPYSGRVTVRTLRPLATEVAVVTDDGERHPLAHEQDGIWVAVLDRATVGDYRIAVRYEGDELLLDDPYRFLPSLGEIDLHLIAEGRHEELWRALGAHPRRFPGLIGDVEGTSFAVWAPNAQAVRVVSDANGWDGRNHAMRSLGGSGIWELFVPGIGVGSRYKYEILARDGQWRQKADPMAFATEVPPLTASVITESSYEWQDSAWLAERAGHEALNRPMSTYEVHLGSWRQGLSYVDLADQLVGYVKDMGFTHVEFLPVAEHPFGGSWGYQVTGYYAPTSRFGSPDEFRYLVDQLHAAGIGVIVDWVPAHFPKDEFALAKFDGVPLYEHGDPHRGEHPEWGTLIFDFGRTEVRNFLVANALYWLEEFHIDGLRVDAVASMLYLDYSRESGEWTPNKYGGRENLEAVAFLQEVNATAYKRHPGVMMIAEESTAWPGVTRPTHLGGLGFGHKWNMGWMHDSLGYVQKDPIHRQYHHHQMTFSLMYAYSEHFVLPISHDEVVHGKGSLLGKMPGDRWQQLANVRAYLAFMWSHPGKQLLFMGQELGMDREWSEERSLDWWLEDAPWHAGLQQLVRDLNRVYQDRPELWQADSDPAGFQWIDANDTQHNTFSFIRRDAAGNPLVAVVNFSAQPQEVYHLGVPNGGRWLEVLNTDAEQYGGSGVGNLGSVDSVPVPWHGQPSSVTLRVPPLGAVWLVPESAPETGWGASGQAHEVHHESGPGFQPDSPPDSAEG